A genomic region of Mitsuaria sp. 7 contains the following coding sequences:
- a CDS encoding NAD(P)-dependent oxidoreductase, with amino-acid sequence MHRQPGPLGPALRPLVGAGAGLDLTPARTHAFVFALVFVMLNDPSPSAPARCVLITGGLGFLGQAVARCFRAAGYRVVGIGHGAADAAEVTASGYHRWMSGSVTTDALARLAQLGERPDVVVHCASNGSVPYSLEQPLDAYERTVGSTMVLLEHLRRHAPTAVVLYPSSAAVYGATPDRPLHETDAPNPVSPYGFHKQMVETLLAAHAACFSQPAVAVRFFSIYGPGLRKQLLWDASARLLSGESPQTFFGTGDETRDWIHVEDAAALMLHLAERAAERATMAPAADVRLEIVNGASGERVTVRDVLGRLARALGSTTEIRFNGTVRAGDPRFYHAATTRMHATGWRPTIALADGLAAYAGWVRTARSTTA; translated from the coding sequence GTGCATCGACAACCTGGACCGCTGGGACCGGCGCTCCGCCCTCTGGTCGGCGCCGGCGCCGGCCTCGACCTGACCCCTGCCCGGACCCATGCCTTCGTCTTCGCCCTCGTCTTCGTCATGCTGAACGACCCTTCCCCCTCCGCACCCGCGCGTTGCGTCCTGATCACGGGCGGCCTGGGCTTTCTCGGGCAAGCCGTCGCCCGATGCTTCCGGGCGGCCGGCTACCGGGTCGTGGGGATCGGCCATGGCGCGGCGGATGCCGCCGAGGTCACGGCATCCGGATACCACCGCTGGATGTCCGGCAGCGTGACGACGGACGCCCTGGCCCGGCTCGCGCAACTCGGCGAGCGGCCCGACGTCGTCGTCCACTGCGCCAGCAACGGCTCGGTGCCGTACTCGCTGGAACAGCCGCTGGACGCTTACGAGCGCACCGTCGGCAGCACGATGGTGCTGCTGGAGCATCTGCGCCGGCACGCGCCGACGGCCGTGGTGCTCTACCCGTCGAGCGCGGCGGTCTACGGCGCGACGCCCGACCGCCCGCTGCACGAGACGGACGCGCCGAACCCCGTGTCGCCCTACGGCTTCCACAAGCAGATGGTGGAGACGCTGCTCGCGGCGCATGCCGCCTGCTTCAGTCAACCGGCGGTGGCGGTGCGCTTCTTCTCGATCTACGGACCCGGCCTGCGCAAGCAGTTGCTGTGGGACGCCTCCGCCCGGCTGCTGTCGGGCGAATCGCCGCAGACCTTCTTCGGCACGGGCGACGAGACGCGGGACTGGATCCATGTCGAGGACGCCGCGGCGCTGATGCTGCACCTGGCCGAGCGCGCCGCCGAACGCGCCACGATGGCGCCGGCCGCCGACGTCCGGCTCGAGATCGTCAACGGCGCCAGCGGCGAGCGGGTGACCGTGCGCGACGTGCTGGGGCGGCTCGCCCGCGCGCTGGGCAGCACCACGGAGATCCGCTTCAACGGCACCGTGCGCGCCGGCGATCCGCGCTTCTATCACGCCGCCACCACGCGGATGCACGCCACCGGCTGGCGGCCGACGATCGCGCTGGCCGACGGCCTCGCGGCCTACGCCGGCTGGGTCCGAACGGCACGCAGCACCACCGCCTGA
- a CDS encoding polysialyltransferase family glycosyltransferase, with amino-acid sequence MKKRLLTVQGPLQYLAGLIAYTHGIPEGERWDDSENVLLLYDFLASPEIEDDMAAAVRQLSDGRAWSRVVVIRQADMDALARGRHSRNVRYLRERLGSDHFDEIYLARDQIGLGSPILLDAYSGACKRAYGDSLGLVGQRADSSVFRDPARSPWIARARALAKRLLLGAPRRIAFDEAVLTLPMDLSGRFFQRVPLVVPPREHVVACVEDLAASLQPLDAYCAQLCGQGTPLGDRLYLLSNLAASGLSTPAQEIDFYVEVIATSSPPGSTAYVKPHPRSTYESLKAIERRLRDHCRLVVIDDERFARMPIELWLRLIRHCVVVPMFSTSAINLKYLYDKAVDMPLDEQRLQRYVKPERIGYMRDSDRLIRECIDNLDRWDRRSALWSAPAPAST; translated from the coding sequence ATGAAGAAGCGCCTGCTGACCGTCCAGGGCCCGCTGCAGTATCTGGCGGGACTCATCGCCTATACCCACGGCATTCCGGAGGGCGAACGCTGGGACGATTCCGAGAACGTCCTGCTGCTCTACGACTTCCTCGCCTCCCCGGAGATCGAGGACGACATGGCCGCCGCCGTGCGTCAGCTGAGCGACGGACGCGCCTGGTCGCGCGTCGTGGTCATCCGGCAGGCGGACATGGACGCGCTGGCGCGCGGCCGCCATTCCCGCAATGTCCGCTATCTCCGCGAGCGCCTGGGCAGCGACCACTTCGACGAGATCTACCTTGCCCGGGATCAGATCGGCCTGGGCAGCCCGATCCTGCTGGACGCCTACAGCGGCGCCTGCAAGCGCGCCTACGGGGACTCGCTCGGGCTGGTCGGCCAACGCGCCGACAGCAGCGTCTTCCGCGACCCGGCGCGCTCGCCCTGGATCGCCCGCGCCCGCGCGCTGGCCAAGCGGCTGCTGCTGGGAGCGCCCCGCAGGATCGCCTTCGACGAGGCGGTGCTGACCTTGCCGATGGACCTGTCCGGCCGGTTCTTCCAACGCGTGCCCCTGGTGGTGCCGCCGCGCGAGCATGTCGTCGCCTGCGTCGAGGATCTGGCCGCCAGCCTGCAGCCCCTGGACGCCTACTGCGCGCAGCTGTGCGGACAAGGCACGCCGCTGGGCGACCGCCTGTACCTGCTGAGCAATCTGGCGGCATCGGGCCTGTCGACGCCGGCGCAGGAGATCGACTTCTACGTCGAGGTGATCGCCACGAGTTCCCCGCCCGGCTCGACGGCCTATGTCAAGCCGCACCCGCGCAGCACCTACGAGTCCCTGAAGGCGATCGAGCGCCGGCTCCGCGACCATTGCCGGCTGGTCGTCATCGACGACGAGCGCTTCGCCCGCATGCCCATCGAACTGTGGCTCCGCCTGATCCGGCACTGCGTCGTGGTGCCGATGTTCTCGACGAGCGCCATCAATCTGAAGTACCTCTACGACAAGGCGGTGGACATGCCGCTCGACGAGCAGCGTCTGCAGCGCTACGTCAAGCCCGAGCGGATCGGCTACATGCGCGACAGCGACCGTCTGATCCGCGAGTGCATCGACAACCTGGACCGCTGGGACCGGCGCTCCGCCCTCTGGTCGGCGCCGGCGCCGGCCTCGACCTGA